The following nucleotide sequence is from Eschrichtius robustus isolate mEscRob2 chromosome 10, mEscRob2.pri, whole genome shotgun sequence.
TAGAATTTCAAGGATACAGGAACCAAAAGCAAAATGTTGCTGGAGGCAGGTTTTGAAGGTGGTAGGGATGACAAGAAGCATAAGTGTGAAAGGGGCAGAAGTCTGTGCCAGGAGATAGCAGCCCCAGCAGAAGCTTTCAGCTGTGCACACAGAGCTGCTCACCATCATTCAAAGAAAGGAACGTCTAGCACCAGCCACAGTAGTTACTCTTTTCGGAGGGCTATGTGCCAGGGACAGTACTAGGAGCATTACacgcattatctcatttcatcctcttgACATCCCTATGAGTTGATATTGCTATCCcaatttatagataagaaaacaggTTTAGAGAGGTGAActaacttgcccaatgtcacacagctctTAAGTAGAATCAGGATCTAAATCCAGAGTCTGACTCTATAACCTATACTCTTAATCACCCATCTTTAGGTTCTCCAGAACCTGCAGGAGACCCAAAAAAGGATGTCAGAGGATAAGTTCCTAAATTCTCATTCCATAATGTACAGGAGATAAGAGGGGTATCTCTGTGAAACTGGAGTGACCCATACCATTAGGGCATTTAGAGATGTTCTTCTTTGAAAGAACCATCCCCAGACATGGGGAGAACCTTTATTTGCACTATGTTTGGGGGTGATGAACAATGGATAATCTCTGGGATGCCTGTAAAAAAGAGAcacctgccccccagccccccagccctaaCCTCTGAGGGGCAGCCATATCTCTAGGATACTGCAGGGAGACCCTGCCCTAGGGTCTGAGAGAAACATTCTCCACTCCAGGTGCCTGTTCGCTCTCCTGGAGCCTCTGGCTGTCGCACCCTACTGCATCTCCTCGGTTTGGCTGGGGCACAGGATTAGCCATCCCCAGGAAATGCCTCCCTCCGGTCCAGGCAGGGATCCCAGCATACACACCCCTggagtgtgtgagtgagtgtgtgtgtgtgtgtgtgtgtgtgtgtgttacagggCGGGGGGAGATGGTGGAATGCTTCCTCTCCAGGCCAGGGAAGAGTTCTGGAGACCACCTGGGGGCCCtcacccctcccacctccttgCTGGGGAAGTGCCCAGTCCAGTGCCCCTTCCAtggccacctccctccccctagCTGTGTGGGGCATGAATCAGCTCTCACAGCTTGTTAAAGCTAGACCTCTTGTTTTCATGCCCTCACCTCAGGAAACAGAGTTACAGCTTTTCCAGCTCTACTCAGCAGGGGGCCAGGGTCCTCACTTTATAAACATCCCCAAGCCTGTGAGAGGGCACGGAGATGGTGCGAGACAGGAGCCCAGGGGAGAAAGACAGAAACTAAGACTCgaggagagaaacaaagaaaagccaaGGAGACAAGACCAGAGCAGCCTGAACAGAAGCCAAGAACGGTCCGAAAAGGCCGTACTGCAGGAATGGCCTTATGGATGCTCTGGGCTGGACAAGCTAAGGGGACCCTGGGCGGCTGGGGGATCACCTGCTTGGTGATATCTCTGCTCCTCCAGCACCCAGGAGTCCACAGCAAGTGCTACTTCCAAGCTCAAGGTAAAGCTGGGTGAGGCGTTAAGGAAGGACAGGAGCAGAGGGCACTGGGAGGAAGGGGGCTCAGGGGTCATCCTGTCAGAAGACCCAGACCCCCCGAGCTGGGAAACAGGAGAGGGTAAACGCGGGGGCGGCAGCACTTACTCCCTCCGCTCTAGCACACTAACATTTCCTGCTCTTCCCTAGCGCCCTGCCACCATGAAGGGAAATATTTCACCCTGGGCGAGTCTTGGCTCCGCAAGGACTGTTTCCACTGCACCTGTCTGCATCCCGTCGGTGTGGGCTGCTGTGACACGTGAGTGACCACTGAGGGCCAGAGAGAATGGCTCTGATGTGAGTGACTAAGAGATGGCCAGGGCATGACTAGATTGCTGCGGTGTGAGAATGAACAAAGTAGCAGTATGAAGCTGGCCGAACCTGAAGGTACCAACAAAAATGTGAGAGAGAAGGCTTCAGGCTACAAAGTAAGGGGAGTTGGGGTGGATCTGGAGGGAAAATATTCCTGCTATGAAACGAAAAAAATCCATATATGGCAGGCAAGAGCTCGGTTAGGGGGGACAGGGGCACTGGGGGAAGATATGGGAGGAATGCTGGGAGGGGGGATGCGAGACAGGGATAAAGGCGGACCTTCACTGTCCTGACTCCTTCCCCGTCCTTTGGTTCCCCAGGTCCCAGCATCCTATCGACTTCCCCGCTGGGTGTGAGGTACGTCAGGAGGCAGGAACGTGCCAGTTCTCCCTGGTGCAAAAATCTGACCCTCAGCTGCCCTGCAAAGGGGGAGGGCCCGACCCAGAGTGGGGCTCAGCTAACACCCCTATTCCTGCGGCTCCTGCTCCCCACTCCAGCTAAACTCAACTGACCGCCCTTTTGCTGACTGCCCACTGCTGCTGCCACTTCCAGGGAAACCACTAGCAGCTGCCGATTTattctgaataaataaattaatgctaCAGCCGAAAGCCTGCCTCTCATTATCTGTGCCGCTGGACCCCAGGTGGAAAAAATGGGTCCTACTAGAGTCCAGGTGCTGAGTTCTCAGGATCCTGAAGAAAGTAGTGCCACGTGGGCCAGTTTCAGATGGTTATGGTACTggtgctggggcctggggccgcATATGAGGCCAGGGTAGGGCTTGTAGGCAGCACCTTGATGGGGAGGTCCCAGCTGAAGGTGTCCACGGGCACTTGCTCAGGCCCTGTCCAGGTGACAGGCTCGGGCTGTTCCATGGGAGGTAGAAGCACCAAACCTGGTTCTCGGGATGTTACAAATTCAAAATGCAAACGCCACTTCAGGGATACTGTGGGAAAAAAGATAAAGGTAGAAGCATTAGAAGCCAGAAGTAAAACCCAATGACAGGATGTGGttagcaaatgagaaaaaaaaacatcCCTGTATTCAGGAAGAGCGGGGAGGTGTGGGGCAGGGAGCTAGGATCGAGAGTTTGGCTGAAGAAATCTAGCGTGTAAACTGGAACCGTGACAGTAAGGACAACAGCATCAACTACCTAATAACCCAAGTGTGGGACAGTCAAGACTTGGTAGCTTGAAGTAAATGCAATGGCGAGTCAGAGATCAGTGCATCACAGGGTCCCAGTGGGTAGGGGGAGTGAAGATGTGCAAAGCTGTTAAGAATTTAGGGGTCAGTGCACCCAGGAAACAGGCTGAAGGTCTGAGAAAGTGTTGAGGGTCAGAGGCTGGATGTGAGTATGTCTGGGAGTTTGTTAGGAATCAGGATTCATTATACGCTACCTAAGCGCAGCATCTtactgtgccccccacccctggtaatAGTCAGGGTCTCACCAACGGCTGTGCAGAAGCCTGGTGTGGAGCtgagagggatggggagggagaagctCGTTCTGGTTGTATGTAGGCAGGACTCCTGGTGCCGGGCATGAGTGGCATGAGACACAGAGGGGGCACCCCCTGCCCCGCGGCGCCGCTGGTACTCAGGCTGCACACGCTCCTCCGTCTGTAAGCTCACTGAAAACTGGGAGCAAGAAGAGAAGTGCATGCTGGCAGGCGCTGGGATGCGCTGACTCCGGGTGGGAGGGCAGCCCAACCTCACGCTGTTTTACCAGAGGGACCCTGGGTGACCTCACTGCCCATTTCTACCTGCCACCCCTCTTTATGCAGGCCCTCTCTTTCCACCCTAGACCTTCAGACCCAGTTCCCCCAAAGTCCTCTCCTTTCTCACCTGCAAACAAGCTACAGTTCCTTCCCCTAAGTTTAAGGTCCCCACCACGTCCTCGCCAAGTCTGTATACAGATTTGAAGATGCCAAATGTCCCAACTTTTCCTCGGCCATCACTGATGTTGTACAGATCTGGGGAGAATGGGACACAGTAAGCCTGGGGTCCACACTGGGGAACATCTAGGGCTGGAAGCCAGAGGCCAAAAGGTGGGGCTTTTCCTTTAGAATCTGGGGTGAGGTATCACTGGATCCTCAGGAGAATGTGGCAGTTAGGAGACTCCGTCTCTGAGACAGGAATACTATGAGGGGAGGATGGGGTGCGTCAACTGTGAAGGGCTTCTCACGGAGGCTGCGGCAGGATGTGGCAGCCATGAGGCGCTCCCCAGCCAGCTCAGCGAGCCATGAGTCCTTCTTGCCACATTCATCCTCTTCCAAGAATGGACTGGATGGGGCTACTGCCTCCTCCTGGGGAAAGCGGACATCTTGAAGGCCTGGAGAGAAAATGAGTGGAGAAGTGGTgggagagaacagagagaagagTAGTGGTTAGGGTTTTAGACTCCAATCTGAGAGGGCTGTAGGTAAGGTGTGCCACGGCTGAGGTACACATCTCACCTATGCTCCAGAACCTTCTCTCCCCAACCCCCTCACACCTTCACTAAGACCAGGAAGcttccctccagcccctctcaCAAACCCTCTAAGGATCATTTTGGTGAGGCTCTTCTCCAGCCCTTCCCTCCAGGAACCCTTACTTACCAGTCAGCACAAGAACCCTCAGAGGGACCCTGAGTAAAGTGATGGGTGAGTTGACACGCTGGCAGCCAATGGTCAGTTTGTAGACATACTTGACTGACTGACCCCGAAAGGAGGGTGGTCCCTCTATAGGCAGCACTTCGCTGTAGGAGTCTGGTTGGGAGGTAGTAGTCAGGGCAGCCAGAAGCAGCCAGAGAGGTCCTCCCTCCAGGAGCCTTAGAAGGCAATCGAGGGGTCAGGGGGCAGTCACTCACATGATTTCGACTCTCCAGGGTCTAGCCTCAGGTCACAGAATAGGATTTTTGGTGGAGTGGAAAGGATACACTGACCCCTCTCACCTAGAAAAGATAAGACTGCAACTTAATAACCCCATTGTCTAGTACTGGAGAAGGCTAGCACAGCAAGTGGGGGCAGTAAGCACTGCCAACAAAGGGCAACCCAAACCAAGCCACTCCTCTTTTCTCGTGAGATAGGAACAGTTTTACGCCGCCAAAGCAATAATTACACTCTCCCACATCCCCAGTGTGACAGAGACTATAATGACCCACCAGAACAATCTGACAATTTCACCCTTGGGTAACAGTGATTCCATCCCCCTCCAAAGGCAAATGCCCCATCACTAACCTCGGTGTGGTAGAAAGACAGTCTGGCTCTCAGGCTGGACATCTGGCTGACTGGAGTCAGG
It contains:
- the MSMP gene encoding prostate-associated microseminoprotein — translated: MALWMLWAGQAKGTLGGWGITCLVISLLLQHPGVHSKCYFQAQAPCHHEGKYFTLGESWLRKDCFHCTCLHPVGVGCCDTSQHPIDFPAGCEVRQEAGTCQFSLVQKSDPQLPCKGGGPDPEWGSANTPIPAAPAPHSS
- the RGP1 gene encoding RAB6A-GEF complex partner protein 2, with the translated sequence MIEVVAELSRGPVFLAGEALECVVTVTNPLPPTATSASSEALAWASAQIHCQFHASESRVALPPPDSSQPDVQPESQTVFLPHRGERGQCILSTPPKILFCDLRLDPGESKSYSYSEVLPIEGPPSFRGQSVKYVYKLTIGCQRVNSPITLLRVPLRVLVLTGLQDVRFPQEEAVAPSSPFLEEDECGKKDSWLAELAGERLMAATSCRSLHLYNISDGRGKVGTFGIFKSVYRLGEDVVGTLNLGEGTVACLQFSVSLQTEERVQPEYQRRRGAGGAPSVSHATHARHQESCLHTTRTSFSLPIPLSSTPGFCTAVVSLKWRLHFEFVTSREPGLVLLPPMEQPEPVTWTGPEQVPVDTFSWDLPIKVLPTSPTLASYAAPGPSTSTITI